A section of the Pochonia chlamydosporia 170 chromosome 2, whole genome shotgun sequence genome encodes:
- a CDS encoding sulfatase domain-containing protein (similar to Talaromyces stipitatus ATCC 10500 XP_002481940.1): protein MAPTCRLCLHAGRFILKPFTLLPRLTGRRLLFSIAATSILSAKCLHLYAHIEAMTPGDLARWWPTFFAQDLVILLLLRLLLDDKPQGYVNSNRALQLIAVTVASFLTAIHLALSSVNLSFFALVGSEIRWRNISVATDSSSRGLLLTGLWAVGLAFAAVMLTSCVLMSVNYFLAGFVLDSIKAPFSLIFSKIPWCGRFQKTTGYTHLPNDEEGFDAEVKSVTSESSPPKGRKCTKFLYGATCIMILVQMIASYVRPIDTSFIFVSWTPILLPFIDLTHSSSTLAKLRPVYNESLIRMWDDQTSLTAPEEWAWLPQEDGPVPGFEDWYHHTDHYNAKLDPFNQPNFEDDLLAELRGKLGQVDIRHVVLVMLESTRKDVFPLKKDGYIWNTIAASWDNKTIPPDVQARLANLTTTANYLTGEYNDGFNHNTTRRRGGINVHNNHPVGTYTLKSTIGALCGTAPLVADMNVDYLNHLSQPCLPHIFKAFNALDHSKDQAPTEHYTQYRWNTSYMLSVTGIYDKQDELMYSIGYTPEEYITKEYLQSETAAFGPTPYSEVRWQTLSEHALEDYIDDAFRTAQQNNTRVFLTHLTGSSHAPWSSHPDGEYSPLTPKSKLEDLSNYLNGIGYVDSWLQTILDIIDKNGATNETLLVFVGDHGLSLPEIGAISPYYIPNIGGFHVPLVFSHPHLPAIDIPHTPVNSISILPTILDLLIETGSLSPSDSQAARHLLHNQEGLSLLRPLEKETTHWQFTVMSPGGAQISTRSVRNPRWRIVVPVVEDIEWRFTDVEADPHELEHVVMSFDFAKFLGSVEREFGREAAMWAEEAAFVTRWWVDENAKRWRYSG, encoded by the coding sequence ATGGCGCCCACATGTAGACTCTGTCTACACGCCGGCCGCTTCATCTTGAAGCCCTTCACTCTCCTCCCTCGACTCACCGGCCGACGactcctcttctccattgCCGCGACGTCCATACTCTCCGCGAAATGCCTCCATCTTTACGCTCACATCGAAGCTATGACACCCGGTGACCTCGCGAGATGGTGGCCTACTTTTTTTGCGCAAGATTTAGTGATTTTGCTTCTACTGAGGCTACTTCTTGATGATAAGCCTCAAGGCTACGTGAATAGCAACCGCGCTTTACAACTGATAGCCGTGACCGTGGCATCATTTCTCACCGCTATCCACCTGGCACTTTCATCTGTAAACTTGTCGTTCTTCGCACTTGTCGGCTCTGAAATCCGATGGCGCAATATCAGCGTCGCGACGGACTCTTCTTCTCGGGGCTTGCTTCTCACGGGTCTTTGGGCGGTTGGCCTTGCTTTTGCGGCTGTCATGCTCACATCATGTGTGTTAATGAGCGTCAACTATTTCCTCGCTGGGTTCGTCCTCGACTCGATAAAGGCGCCCTTTTCACTTATATTTAGCAAAATCCCCTGGTGCGGTCGATTTCAAAAAACAACAGGCTACACCCACCTCCCGAACGATGAGGAAGGCTTCGACGCAGAGGTCAAGAGCGTCACCTCTGAATCGAGCCCTCCCAAGGGACGAAAATGCACCAAGTTCCTCTACGGGGCGACTTGTATCATGATACTCGTCCAGATGATAGCGTCGTATGTGCGACCCATCGACACGTCCTTCATTTTCGTGTCCTGGACGCCGATACTCCTGCCGTTCATCGACCTCACGCACTCCTCGTCTACGCTCGCGAAGTTGCGGCCCGTGTACAATGAGAGTCTTATCCGCATGTGGGATGATCAAACTTCTCTCACAGCGCCGGAGGAGTGGGCATGGCTGCCGCAGGAGGATGGCCCGGTGCCCGGATTTGAAGACTGGTACCATCACACAGATCATTACAACGCCAAACTCGACCCGTTCAATCAGCCTAATTTCGAGGACGATTTGCTCGCTGAGCTTCGTGGTAAACTGGGCCAGGTTGACATTCGACATGTTGTGCTCGTCATGCTTGAGAGTACGCGGAAGGATGTCTTCCCCCTCAAGAAAGACGGCTACATATGGAACACCATAGCGGCATCGTGGGATAACAAAACCATACCACCAGACGTGCAAGCCAGACTTgccaacctcaccaccacggcGAATTACCTCACGGGCGAATACAACGACGGCTTtaaccacaacaccacccgCCGTCGTGGCGGTATCAACGtccacaacaaccacccCGTCGGCACATACACCCTCAAAAGCACAATCGGAGCCCTATGCGGCACGGCTCCCCTCGTAGCAGACATGAACGTAGACTACCTGAATCACTTATCTCAGCCATGCCTCCCTCACATCTTCAAAGCTTTCAACGCGCTAGACCACTCCAAAGATCAAGCACCCACGGAGCACTACACCCAATACAGATGGAACACCTCCTACATGCTCTCCGTAACAGGAATATACGACAAACAAGACGAGCTCATGTACTCCATCGGCTACACCCCCGAAGAATACATCACCAAAGAATACCTACAAAGCGAAACCGCGGCGTTCGGCCCCACGCCCTACAGCGAAGTCCGCTGGCAGACGCTATCAGAGCACGCTCTCGAAGACTACATCGACGACGCCTTCAGAACCGCCCAGCAGAACAACACGCGCGTCTTCCTCACCCATCTCACGGGATCCTCCCACGCCCCCTGGTCGAGCCACCCCGACGGGGAATACTCCCCCCTCACACCGAAATCCAAACTCGAAGACCTATCCAACTACCTCAACGGAATAGGCTACGTCGACAGCTGGCTCCAAACCatcctcgacatcatcgaCAAGAACGGCGCCACCAACGAAACCCTCCTCGTATTCGTAGGCGACCACGGGCTCTCGCTGCCCGAAATCGGCGCCATATCACCATACTACATCCCCAACATAGGAGGCTTCCACGTGCCCCTGGTGTTTTCTCACCCTCACTTACCAGCTATTGACATCCCCCACACGCCCGTCAACTCGATCTCGATTCTCCCAACGATACTAGACCTTCTCATCGAGACGGGCTCCCTCTCCCCGTCCGACTCCCAAGCCGcccgccacctcctccacaaccaagaaggcctctccctcctccgaCCGCTAGAGAAAGAAACAACACACTGGCAATTCACGGTGATGAGCCCCGGCGGCGCCCAGATATCCACCCGCAGCGTCAGGAATCCGCGGTGGAGGATCGTCGTTCCCGTGGTGGAGGACATCGAGTGGCGGTTTACGGATGTGGAGGCCGATCCGCATGAGCTGGAGCACGTTGTCATGTCGTttgactttgccaagttTTTGGGGAGCGTGGAGAGG
- a CDS encoding taurine catabolism dioxygenase TauD (similar to Metarhizium robertsii ARSEF 23 XP_007822260.1): protein METPINPLLRQIHIGLGPNGYEPVASSMTANSTTYIREFEQLTANLVRICPGHIWPGESYKSICPRPILINQGHQAHLKRLHEALTKAITDIVQRWWSDTEANFPSRMPLAKEEEDLLLWIEDQVSQGRMRPFSACRGSWRPDFLIKDNLTATPNGIINDQAGESELFCITEINARFSFNGCLHEALGQEALNDMGMDKLGLASATNSAQMLDGLMSLFRQGLPLHLLKDAEHGFDIHMFMDIMQRRFGVTTRPITPADLRLVPDPENETGFKLCCLASHKNGSNQDTGSHPAQVGSTVHQAGKKTVTWINDAGEWVEEIHQVGLELHQREIVALDAEMLRQVSLRCFNDMRTVLLVHDKRMLGMVKQELENLVNRGVLTLAEAQVLAKGIADTANPGSPEMGEVLKLTKANPELRKQYLLKPVRSGKGAGIVFGDETSPDEWVAALENLQSPVLVPGVSCVVQRRITPRLYDVIIKSSGDRVRYPLVGTYHAIHGNLLGLGIWRTSADRICALSTGGSWMCSVISRG, encoded by the exons ATGGAAACACCTATCAATCCCTTACTCCGGCAAATTCACATTGGACTCGGCCCTAATGGGTACGAGCCGGTGGCATCTTCTATGACGGCAAACAGCACCACGTATATAAGAGAATTTGAACAATTAACCGCAAACCTTGTCCGCATTTGTCCCGGGCATATCTGGCCAGGAGAATCGTACAAATCTATCTGTCCGCGTCCAATTCTTATCAACCAGGGCCACCAAGCACATCTTAAGCGTCTGCATGAAGCCCTGACAAAGGCCATCACCGACATTGTGCAAAGGTGGTGGTCAGATACGGAAGCGAACTTTCCCTCGCGCATGCCACTTGcaaaagaggaggaagatttGTTGCTATGGATAGAAGACCAAGTCTCTCAAGGCAGAATGCGGCCCTTCTCAGCCTGCCGGGGCTCTTGGAGGCCAGATTTTCTCATCAAAGACAATTTGACCGCCACCCCGAATGGTATCATCAACGACCAAGCGGGTGAAAGCGAACTCTTTTGCATAACCGAGATCAACGCCAGATTTTCCTTCAATGGCTGTCTGCACGAAGCTCTTGGTCAAGAAGCACTTAATGACATGGGTATGGACAAGCTTGGTTTGGCTAGTGCAACGAATTCAGCTCAG aTGTTGGACGGATTGATGTCATTGTTCCGGCAAGGCCTTCCGTTGCATCTGCTGAAGGATGCAGAGCACGGCTTCGACATCCATATGTTCATGGATATAATGCAACGGCGCTTTGGTGTGACAACACGACCAATCACACCTGCAGATCTTAGATTGGTGCCCGATCCCGAGAACGAGACTGGGTTTAAGCTCTGCTGTCTGGCCAGCCACAAGAATGGATCAAACCAAGATACTGGCTCCCATCCCGCCCAAGTTGGATCAACAGTACACCAGGCTGGGAAGAAGACAGTCACATGGATTAATGATGCTGGTGAatgggttgaagaaattcACCAAGTTGGGCTCGAGCTGCATCAACGGGAGATTGTAGCATTGGATGCAGAGATGCTGCGACAGGTGAGTCTCCGGTGTTTCAACGACATGCGAACAGTGCTGTTAGTCCATGACAAAAGGATGCTGGGCATGGTGAAGCAGGAACTCGAGAATCTCGTAAACCGGGGAGTTCTAACTCTCGCCGAGGCTCAGGTTCTCGCCAAGGGTATTGCAGACACCGCAAACCCCGGTTCGCCGGAGATGGGTGAGGTGCTGAAATTGACCAAGGCGAACCCGGAACTGAGGAAGCAATATCTTCTCAAACCTGTACGCAGTGGGAAGGGTGCTGGTATCGTCTTTGGTGACGAGACCAGCCCAGATGAGTGGGTTGCGGCACTCGAGAATCTCCAGAGCCCCGTTCTGGTTCCAGGGGTATCCTGCGTTGTGCAGCGCCGGATCACACCCCGGCTATATGATGTGATAATAAAGTCCTCTGGCGACAGGGTTCGATATCCTCTGGTTGGAACGTATCATGCTATTCACGGAAACTTGCTCGGACTGGGTATCTGGCGTACCAGCGCCGATCGGATTTGCGCCCTCAGCACAGGAGGATCTTGGATGTGCTCCGTTATCAGCCGGGGGTAA
- a CDS encoding taurine catabolism dioxygenase TauD (similar to Metarhizium robertsii ARSEF 23 XP_007822259.1), which translates to MTLLTPFRSSAIFTLRRIPNPSNRKVYTSHHRHLTTSTILPHLQAPSLLEARNPKHTSLIASHLQEQGILKVTLGFNDPQSTYLQHLIDSLHRHHGHKLPISHSASRGWFWDVRPANDNFQTENHQARSETMNEFPWHTDCSYENPTPRFFALQVLRHDHLGGGTLSVTSVASLTDILSESTRRALQKDEFQIHIPREFVKKAEQKSITGRILARSQGQSIMRFRQDILTPLTEDASAALTELNDTLKKVRSSNHAVHLTASDLPTGSVILVDNFRWLHARNHVKDPERHLRRVRWDAVPFGSDP; encoded by the coding sequence ATGACTCTACTTACACCCTTCCGGTCAAGTGCCATATTCACCCTCAGACGAATACCAAACCCATCAAATCGCAAGGTCTACACATCCCACCACCGTCATCTAACTACATCGACAATCCTcccccatctccaagcccCTTCTCTGCTCGAGGCCCGAAACCCCAAACACACAAGTCTCATCGCCTCACAcctccaagaacaaggcatcCTCAAAGTCACACTCGGGTTCAACGACCCCCAAAGTACATACCTTCAACACCTCATCGACTCGctccaccgccatcatggccacaaGCTGCCCATCTCTCACAGCGCCAGTCGCGGTTGGTTCTGGGACGTCCGTCCCGCCAACGACAACTTCCAAACGGAGAATCACCAGGCTCGCTCAGAAACAATGAACGAGTTCCCCTGGCACACGGACTGCAGCTACGAGAACCCGACACCGCGCTTCTTCGCGCTACAGGTCCTTCGACACGATCACCTCGGAGGAGGCACACTGTCCGTCACCAGCGTAGCCAGTCTGACAGACATTTTATCCGAATCCACGAGACGGGCCTTGCAAAAGGACGAGTTCCAGATCCACATACCCAGGGAATTCGTCAAAAAGGCCGAACAAAAGTCCATCACGGGCAGGATACTAGCCAGAAGTCAAGGCCAAAGTATCATGCGGTTCAGGCAAGATATTCTTACGCCCTTGACAGAGGATGCCAGTGCCGCACTGACCGAATTAAACGATACTTTGAAAAAGGTGCGCTCTTCAAACCACGCAGTTCATCTGACGGCGTCGGATCTCCCTACCGGTTCGGTAATACTAGTCGACAACTTTAGATGGTTACATGCAAGGAATCACGTCAAAGATCCGGAGAGACATCTCCGCCGAGTACGATGGGATGCTGTCCCCTTTGGAAGCGATCCGTAA